A genomic window from Sporosarcina sp. Marseille-Q4063 includes:
- a CDS encoding RNA-guided endonuclease TnpB family protein gives MAYKAYKFRIYPTEEQETLVAKTFGCVRFVYNKMLAEQKENYERFKDNKVLLKQQKFPTPAKYKGEFEWLKEVDSLALANAQLNLQESYRNFFEGRAKYPRFKTRKSRQSYTTNMVNGNIKLVDGYLKLPKLKPIKMKQHREIPSHHIIKSCTLSKTTTGKYYVSILTEYEQHAKPKEIKRVVGLDFSMSGLFVESEKGGIANYPRYYRQALEKLAKAQRILSRRQIGSNCWEKQRLKVAKLHEKVVNQRNDFLHKQSFALTQRYDAIVIEDLDMKGISQTLNFGKSVMDTAWGRFTKFLKYKLENQGKKLIKIDKWFPSSKTCSHCGLVKEALSLSERTFQCACGFVLYRDWNAAINIKKEGLRIF, from the coding sequence ATGGCCTACAAAGCCTATAAATTCCGTATCTATCCAACAGAAGAGCAGGAAACCTTAGTGGCAAAAACGTTCGGCTGTGTCCGATTTGTTTACAATAAAATGTTAGCGGAACAAAAAGAAAACTATGAACGATTCAAAGACAATAAAGTTCTATTGAAGCAGCAAAAGTTTCCCACACCTGCCAAATATAAAGGGGAATTCGAATGGCTCAAAGAAGTCGATTCATTGGCACTGGCGAATGCACAATTGAACCTACAAGAAAGTTATCGGAATTTCTTCGAGGGACGTGCCAAATATCCCCGGTTCAAAACCCGGAAATCCAGGCAATCCTATACTACCAATATGGTGAATGGAAACATCAAGCTCGTGGACGGCTATCTCAAATTGCCGAAACTCAAACCGATAAAAATGAAGCAACATAGAGAAATTCCGTCCCATCACATAATCAAATCCTGTACACTATCCAAAACTACGACGGGAAAGTATTATGTGTCCATCCTGACAGAGTATGAACAACACGCCAAACCAAAAGAAATCAAAAGAGTCGTCGGTCTGGATTTTTCCATGAGCGGCTTATTTGTCGAGAGTGAAAAGGGTGGGATAGCCAATTACCCTCGTTATTATCGACAAGCGCTTGAAAAACTTGCGAAAGCACAACGGATTTTATCCCGTAGGCAAATAGGATCCAATTGCTGGGAAAAACAACGATTGAAGGTGGCGAAATTGCATGAAAAAGTAGTGAATCAACGAAACGATTTTCTCCACAAACAATCCTTTGCATTGACGCAACGATACGATGCCATTGTCATTGAGGATTTGGATATGAAAGGGATATCCCAAACGTTGAACTTCGGTAAAAGCGTCATGGACACAGCTTGGGGAAGGTTCACGAAATTCCTCAAATACAAATTGGAAAACCAAGGGAAGAAGCTCATCAAGATTGATAAATGGTTCCCTTCCTCCAAAACCTGTTCACATTGCGGACTCGTAAAAGAAGCATTATCCCTTTCTGAGCGAACTTTTCAATGCGCATGCGGTTTCGTATTATACAGGGATTGGAACGCTGCCATCAATATCAAAAAGGAAGGACTTCGTATCTTCTAG
- a CDS encoding LysR family transcriptional regulator: MTLQQLKYALEVASKGSMNEAARSLFVSQPRLSNAIKELEKEIKITIFIRTNRGVTVTNEGAEFLGYARQVLQQYNMLEEKYLSEKPAKQHFSVSTQHYTFAANAFVELVKEFGASEYEFTLRETKTYEIIEDVKNLRSELGIIYLSNYNESVLLKLLKERDLTFSELFTAKPHVFISKSHPLADKESISLEELDDYPCLSFEQGAYNSFYFSEEILSTRSVKKSIKVSDRAAIVNFMIGLDGYTISSGVFPKYLHGDDIIAVPLNVDELIRVGIIQHKDVTLSRLGEIYVDAVNYSHLRDA, from the coding sequence TTGACTTTACAACAATTAAAATATGCATTAGAAGTAGCAAGCAAGGGATCCATGAATGAAGCAGCAAGAAGTTTATTCGTCTCCCAGCCAAGATTATCTAATGCGATTAAGGAATTGGAAAAGGAAATTAAAATTACTATATTCATTAGAACGAATCGGGGCGTTACTGTTACTAATGAAGGCGCTGAGTTTCTGGGTTATGCCAGACAAGTATTGCAGCAGTATAACATGCTTGAAGAAAAATATTTAAGTGAAAAACCAGCTAAGCAGCATTTTTCCGTTTCAACCCAGCATTATACTTTTGCAGCCAATGCTTTTGTGGAACTCGTAAAAGAATTTGGGGCCTCTGAGTATGAGTTTACGCTTCGTGAAACGAAAACATATGAAATCATTGAAGATGTAAAAAATTTACGAAGTGAATTAGGGATTATTTATTTAAGCAATTATAATGAATCTGTTTTATTAAAATTGTTAAAAGAAAGGGATTTGACCTTTTCAGAATTATTTACAGCAAAACCACATGTGTTTATTAGTAAAAGCCATCCATTAGCTGACAAAGAATCGATTAGTTTGGAAGAATTAGATGACTACCCTTGCCTTTCTTTCGAACAAGGCGCGTACAATTCTTTTTATTTTTCAGAAGAAATTTTAAGTACTAGAAGTGTGAAGAAAAGCATCAAAGTCAGTGACAGGGCCGCGATTGTAAATTTTATGATTGGTCTCGATGGATACACAATTTCTTCGGGCGTTTTCCCTAAGTATCTTCATGGGGATGATATTATTGCTGTGCCTCTTAATGTAGATGAACTTATACGTGTAGGAATAATACAGCATAAAGATGTCACGTTATCACGACTTGGTGAAATATATGTGGATGCTGTGAACTACTCCCACCTACGCGATGCTTAG
- a CDS encoding alpha/beta fold hydrolase, with protein sequence MEYEIHGDPDKEIIIFIHGIGASSWMWWQQLDAFNDHQICLVDLPGHGKNAGIPWIDLATTTQMIAEDVIGNQSAHIVGISLGGHVALEIAKHYPQKVKSTFISGITVNSMPYKFLMPIQSRLVQRSLSNTHYLYRLAKENYLLPENKIEKFIRNYQLLTRENYEAIGYEIMDFRLDESYAVIKHPILFVAGDQESSGILKSLKVAPKIIQGAVTAKIPNAQHIWPVQMPKEFNHILKEWVNKN encoded by the coding sequence ATGGAATATGAGATTCATGGGGATCCTGACAAAGAAATTATTATCTTCATTCATGGAATCGGGGCAAGCTCTTGGATGTGGTGGCAGCAATTAGATGCATTTAATGATCACCAAATCTGCTTAGTGGATTTACCAGGCCACGGAAAAAATGCAGGTATTCCTTGGATTGATTTAGCGACCACGACACAAATGATTGCTGAAGACGTTATAGGTAATCAAAGCGCACATATAGTGGGCATTTCCCTAGGGGGACATGTTGCTTTGGAAATCGCTAAACATTATCCGCAAAAAGTCAAAAGCACTTTTATCAGCGGAATTACTGTGAATTCTATGCCTTATAAATTCCTAATGCCTATCCAATCACGCTTAGTTCAACGGTCGCTCAGTAACACTCACTATCTCTATCGCTTGGCTAAAGAAAATTATCTTTTACCTGAAAATAAAATTGAAAAATTCATTCGAAACTATCAATTACTGACAAGGGAAAATTATGAAGCGATCGGTTATGAAATTATGGATTTTCGTTTGGATGAATCTTATGCTGTCATTAAGCATCCTATTTTATTCGTGGCCGGTGATCAAGAATCAAGTGGTATTTTAAAGTCGTTAAAGGTTGCTCCTAAAATTATACAAGGAGCTGTAACAGCTAAGATTCCTAATGCTCAGCATATTTGGCCCGTTCAAATGCCCAAGGAATTTAATCACATATTAAAAGAATGGGTTAATAAAAATTAA
- the rpsI gene encoding 30S ribosomal protein S9, with the protein MAQVQYLGTGRRKSSVARVRLVPGDGKIIINNRDAEDYVPFETLREVIKQPLNTTETLGSYDVLVNVHGGGYTGQAGAIRHGVARALLNVDPDFRPALKKAGFLTRDPRMKERKKYGLRGARRAPQFSKR; encoded by the coding sequence TTGGCACAAGTACAATATCTCGGCACTGGCCGTCGTAAAAGTTCAGTAGCTCGTGTGCGTCTCGTACCTGGTGATGGAAAAATCATCATCAACAACCGTGATGCAGAAGACTACGTACCATTCGAAACACTTCGTGAAGTCATTAAACAACCACTTAACACTACAGAAACTCTAGGAAGCTACGATGTTCTTGTAAATGTTCACGGTGGTGGATATACAGGACAAGCTGGAGCAATCCGTCATGGTGTTGCACGTGCACTTCTAAACGTTGACCCTGATTTCCGTCCAGCACTTAAAAAAGCAGGATTCTTAACTCGTGACCCACGTATGAAAGAGCGTAAAAAATACGGTCTTCGCGGCGCGCGTCGTGCACCACAATTCTCAAAACGTTAA
- the rplM gene encoding 50S ribosomal protein L13, producing MRTTFMAKGHEVERKWLVVDAEGQTLGRLASEVAALLRGKHKPTFTPHVDTGDHVIIINAEKIHLTGNKLKDKKYYRHSGYTGSLKERTALEMRTNYPTKMLELAIKGMLPKGPLGSQVYRKLNVYAGPDHPHAAQNPEAYELIG from the coding sequence ATGCGTACAACATTCATGGCTAAAGGTCACGAAGTAGAGCGTAAATGGCTCGTTGTCGACGCTGAAGGACAGACTTTAGGTCGTCTTGCTTCAGAAGTTGCAGCACTTTTACGCGGTAAACATAAACCAACATTCACACCTCACGTTGACACAGGTGATCATGTAATCATCATCAATGCTGAGAAAATTCATCTTACAGGTAATAAACTAAAAGATAAAAAATACTACCGTCACTCAGGATATACAGGTAGCTTGAAAGAGCGTACAGCGCTTGAAATGCGTACAAACTACCCAACTAAAATGCTAGAACTTGCGATTAAAGGAATGCTTCCAAAAGGTCCTTTAGGCAGCCAAGTTTATAGAAAACTAAACGTATATGCTGGTCCGGATCATCCACATGCAGCACAAAATCCAGAAGCTTACGAGCTTATCGGATAA
- the truA gene encoding tRNA pseudouridine(38-40) synthase TruA, whose translation MNRVKATVAYDGTNFAGYQSQPGMRTVQSEIDKALVKIHKDQSIHSVASGRTDAGVHANGQVIHFDTPLTLLTDRWQMALNVLLPKDIRIVEVVYVDENFHARYSATGKTYVYKWSSAKVHSPFERNYSVHLERWRPDVEEMKKAAAHLIGTHDFTSFCSSKTATSNRVRTIRLLTVEQSNDELIMTIEGDGFLYNMVRTIAGMLLAVGIGWHTPENVKEILELQDRKEASKTAPAHGLYLENVTYEN comes from the coding sequence ATGAATCGTGTAAAAGCGACCGTCGCTTATGATGGGACGAATTTTGCGGGTTATCAATCGCAACCTGGCATGCGGACTGTCCAATCGGAAATTGATAAAGCATTGGTGAAGATTCATAAAGATCAATCGATACACTCTGTTGCAAGCGGCAGGACGGATGCTGGGGTACACGCTAACGGTCAAGTCATTCACTTCGATACGCCGCTTACATTGCTTACAGACCGCTGGCAGATGGCGTTGAATGTATTGCTGCCAAAGGATATCCGGATTGTCGAAGTGGTCTATGTAGATGAAAACTTTCACGCACGCTACTCGGCGACTGGAAAAACGTATGTATACAAATGGTCGTCCGCAAAGGTTCATAGTCCTTTTGAGCGGAATTACTCTGTGCATCTGGAGAGATGGCGTCCCGATGTAGAAGAGATGAAGAAAGCGGCTGCCCATTTAATCGGAACGCATGACTTCACAAGTTTTTGTTCATCGAAAACCGCTACATCAAATCGGGTGCGGACAATCCGCTTATTAACGGTTGAACAAAGTAATGACGAACTCATCATGACGATTGAAGGCGACGGTTTTTTGTACAATATGGTGCGAACTATTGCAGGCATGTTACTGGCGGTTGGAATAGGTTGGCACACCCCTGAAAACGTCAAGGAAATACTTGAGTTACAGGATCGAAAAGAAGCAAGCAAAACCGCGCCAGCACACGGTTTGTACTTGGAAAATGTGACGTATGAAAACTAG
- a CDS encoding energy-coupling factor transporter transmembrane protein EcfT: MLEKMIFGRYIPGDSFVHKLDPRSKLLFVLFFVIAVFLANNVATYGLLLAFTLFVIFISRIRLYFLLNGLKPILILIIFTFLMHIFFTKEGTLLVDWKIIKIYEEGLRQGIFISIRFLVLVLMTSILTLTTSPISITDGMEDLLNPFKRFKLPVHELALMMSISLRFIPTLMDETDKILKAQLARGSDISTGSIKQRIRAVIPLLVPLFVSAFKRAEELAIAMEVRGYRGGEGRTRYRQLRWGMRDTFSMVLLVMLIGALYLLKG; encoded by the coding sequence ATGTTAGAAAAAATGATTTTCGGTCGGTATATACCCGGCGATTCATTTGTTCATAAACTAGATCCACGTTCCAAATTGCTATTCGTGCTGTTTTTTGTCATTGCTGTTTTTCTTGCGAATAACGTAGCGACCTACGGATTATTGTTGGCTTTTACTTTATTCGTTATTTTCATTTCACGCATTCGTCTTTATTTTTTACTTAACGGATTAAAGCCGATCCTAATATTAATCATTTTTACTTTTTTAATGCATATTTTCTTTACGAAAGAAGGAACGCTTCTTGTCGATTGGAAAATAATTAAAATATATGAAGAGGGACTGCGTCAAGGGATATTCATTTCCATACGGTTTCTAGTTCTCGTTTTAATGACATCCATTTTGACACTGACGACGTCTCCGATTTCGATTACGGATGGTATGGAAGATTTGTTAAATCCATTTAAGCGGTTTAAATTGCCTGTCCATGAACTGGCCTTGATGATGTCGATTTCGTTACGATTTATACCGACGTTGATGGATGAGACGGACAAGATATTAAAGGCGCAACTTGCTCGTGGGTCTGATATTAGTACGGGATCCATTAAACAACGCATTCGCGCTGTGATTCCACTTCTCGTTCCGCTCTTTGTCAGCGCGTTTAAACGCGCTGAGGAGCTTGCCATTGCGATGGAGGTCCGTGGGTATCGCGGCGGCGAAGGACGCACGCGCTACAGGCAATTGAGATGGGGTATGCGTGACACATTTTCTATGGTGTTGCTCGTTATGCTAATTGGCGCCCTTTATTTGTTGAAAGGGTAG